The DNA sequence GCCTTTTTTTTAGGTAACCAGACCAATATTGCTGAGCTCATCAAAATGAGTGATGTAGTAGTTGTATCATCACATTATGAAGGATTTGGTATTGTAGCAGTAGAAGGTATGGCTTGTAAAAAACCTGTAGTTGCCTCAAATGTACCAGGGCTTTCAGAAGTTGTTGCAGAATATGGAATATTATTTGATAAAGGTAAAGAAAAATGTTTAACAGAAGTAATTAACAAGTTAAATAAGGATGAGGCTTTTTATAAAGAAGTATCAGAAAATTGTTATACAAGGTCAAATATTTTTTCTATTAAAGAAATTGCAAATCAATACAGAAAAATATATAAATTATGATAAGAACTATGAAGTTATTTTTTTATATAATCTTTCTATTTTCAATGAATTTATCTTGTGCTCAGGACAAATTCACATATAGAGAAGTACCGGATTCCTTTGTAAAAACAATGGATATTTCTTCATCAGTAAATCTTCTTAAAAATAAAGCTTTTAAAGTTGTTGATATTCTTCCTCCAAATTACAAGAAAGATGGTTCTGAAGATTACACAATATATCTGCAGAAAGCAATAGACGAAAATACAATTGTATTATTACCAAATTTTCCTCTTTTAGTAAATGATAAAGGGATAAAACTTAACAATAATTCAGTTTTGTTGTTTGACAGTAGTTCTCAAATTAAGTTAAAGCCGACTGATAAAGGGGGGTATGCAATTATAAGTATTAATAATAAAAAAAATGTAAGCATATATGATGCAAAAATTATAGGTGATAGAAATGAACATTTAGGAACAAAAGGTGAATGGGGGATGGGTATCAGCATCAATGATGCCGTTGATGTTAAAATATATAATGCTGTCATTAAAAATTGCTGGGGCGATGGGATTTATTTAGGAGGTAAGAGTTTTTCAACTAATGTTAATATTATTGGTGGTCTCATTGATAATAATAGGAGAAATGGAATTTCAATTATAGGTGGTGATAATATATTATTACAAAATTTAGTGATTTCTAACTCGAACGGGGCAAACCCTCAAACAGGGATTGATCTTGAACCTAATACTCAACAGAATAAGACACTAAATGTTACATTAAAATCAATCCTAACATTTAATAATAAATTGAACGGATTGTCCTTTTATTTAGATAATTTGAAGGGTGATATGCAATCCAACAATGTCCAAATTTTAGTTGACAATTATAAAGATTTATATTCTACAAATGGAATGTCTTATTCCAATCGAAAATCACAAACAAAAAAATCTTTAAATGGGAATATTATGCTTAATAATATTGATTTAAAGTACAATGTGAAACCCTTTAGGTATTTATATAATAATTCATCTTTAGATAATATTAATTTAAAGGTAAATGATTTCAAATCTGACCATAAAGATAATAAAGGGATCGTAACTGATTTACAAAAGTTTTCACAGCAAAAGATAAAATATAATCAATAATTACTTTTGTTTGAAATGAAGAAATGTAAGATGCAAAATATACTTTATTTCATAAATAATAATAATTTTTCCCAAAAAAGTGATAATGGAAAGATTTTTGCTTGTGGTATATTACTTGAAATGACTTAAAAATTGAAATAGAAATTTTTTAATATTCCTTAGATGTTAAAAAATATAATGAAATTGCTTATGAAACTTGAAAAACTGAAATATTCTTTAAACAATCAAATCATCTAGCGTGAATAGATGATATCAAGGTATTCAATTACCAATAAATAGCTGGCGAAGATGTGATAATGATGCACGTTTATCTCCGCTGCAATAAAGCTATAAAATCTCAAAAAACACGTAAACAAACCGGAAAATTAATGATTTTACCGGACAGTAATGATGCAATGTTAATCCAAAACTAAGTTCTGTTTGAAACAAGTTTTGGATTAGTAGTGGTTCATAAAGTAGTATATTGTCTTTTTTAAAATCACAAATAAGTGAATTGAAAATAAATGAGTAAAAACAACAACACACAATAGATTTATGAGAAATTTATTAATTAGTTCTAGATTTTATAGAAATAATAATAATAAAAATGGAAGAGTTGAAAACTAAATTGGTACGGATTACAACAGTGCCGCTTTCTTTAAAAATTCTACTGAAAGGGCAGCATCGGTTTATGTCAGAACATTTTGATGTAATAGGCGTTTCATCACCAGGTAAGGAGCTGGATGAAGTGAAAAAAGATGAAGAAATAGATGTAATAGCGATTGATATGTCCCGTAAGATTACTCCTCTTAAAGACATCAAATCTTTGTGGAGTACTTATCGATTTTTAAGAAAGGAGAAACCACAAATTGTTCATACCCATACCCCTAAAGCTGGTATTGTAGGTATGTTGGCCGCAAAAATGGCAGGAGTTCCTCATCGGCTGCATACAGTAGCAGGTTTACCATTGATGGAGGTAACAGGGGTGAAACGTCAGGTTTTAGATTTTGTCGAAAAATTAACCTATGCTTCTGCAACCCAGGTGTACCCAAATTCAAAAGGGTTGTCTGATTATATCATTGAGCGCAAATATACAAATAAGTATAAGCTTAAAGTAATCGGAAATGGTTCATCAAACGGAATTGATACTTCATTCTTTTCACCCGAACAAGTTTCGGAAGATCAGAAAACTCTTCTAAAACAACAATTGAAAATAAAAGACACAGATTTTGTTTTTGTCTTTGTTGGACGTTTAGTGGGAGACAAAGGAATTAATGAACTGATAAAGGCGTTTTTTGCTTTAAATAGGCAAGAAAATCAGCAGCGTTCAAAATTATTGCTGGTAGGTCCTCTGGAACAGGAGCTAGACCCGTTATATCCGGAAACATTAAATGAAATAGAAAATAACCCGAATATTGTCTCTGTAGGTTTTCAGAAAGATGTTCGTCCTTATTTTGCGATTTCTGATGCCCTGGTTTTTCCAAGCTATCGCGAGGGCTTCCCTAATGTAGTAATGCAAGCCGGAGCAATGGAATTGCCAAGTATAGTTTCTGATATCAATGGATGCAATGAAATCATTGTAGAAAACGAGAATGGAGTAATTGTTCCTGTAAAAGACAGCGAAAGTCTTAGAGAGGAAATGGAGAAAATGATCTTAGACAGAGATTATTATCAGAAATTAAAAAAGAATGCGCGACCGATGATTGAAGATCGATTCGAGCAGTCTGTGATTTGGAACGCTATATTAAGCGAATACAGGAAACTGATTAAAGAAAGTGAATTTCGTGCTTAAGATTAAATAGAGTAGTGTTTTAGAATTATATTTTAAAATAACAAGAATGTTGATTTTGTGTGTGTTTTATAATCGATTTTCTTAAATGTTCTGAGTATAACGTATTAAAGGCTTAGAACTGTTATATCTGAAATTTTTATATTTGAAAACGTGTGTTTTACAAACAGCTTTAAAAGAAAAGGAATAGGTTCCTTTGGAAAAACTAAAAAAAGCTATATATTTGCACCAGTTAAAAACAAACGCTCTTAGATTGTTTATGAAAGTGATTTATTTGATCATTTACTAAATAAGAGAGTTGCTTAAAGCAGATGGATAGGGCTTTTCTGAAAATCAAAAGTTCAGTCCGGATTGTAAAAGTTTTGTCAATTTACCTTGAAAAATTGATCCGGTAGTTCAGCTGGTTAGAATGCCGCCCTGTCACGGCGGAGGTCGCGGGTTCGAGTCCCGTCCGGATCGCAAAAAGTCTTCTAGAAATAGAGGACTTTTTTTTATTTATTTATTTTGATAGAAGTTAGGATTACCCGAAAGTAAAAAAGCTTTATGCTTTATATATTTAAACATCAATAAAAATGGCCGGAAGATATTCCGGCCATCATTGTTTTAAAGTAATGTATTTATATTTACTTTTTAATAATTTTTACAATAGTTTCAGAATTGTTGATTCTTACCAGATAAGCTCCGGATAATAATGAAGTAACATCTGTTTGTTTATTGATAAATTTACCTTCTTTCACAAGCTGTCCGGACATATTATAAATCTGATAATAATAATCCTTATCGTCTTTTGCTTCAATATACAGGATATCTTTTACAGGATTAGGGTATAAAACAAGCTTATCGTCTTTTACTTTTTCCTCAATAGCTGTTTTACTAAAAGTAGTTCTGGCCTGCATACCTGTATTTGGTGTTACAGGAATACCTGGCAGCGGACCTCTCGGAGTACCGTTGTCTTCTTGTTTCACACATCTACAGTTCATGCCTACATAAGGATCTGCGTCTGTATATTTCACAAGAATTCTGTTAAACCTGTCCAGACTCATAAATGTACCTCTTCCGGTAAGGTTTTGGTGCAAGTTTGCATACCAGATTCCACTTGCTGATAATGCATCAATAGTACCATTTAGTTGACCTGCATTGAGAACAGATCTCTTACCTCTCATATAACCTTTAGGATAATAACCTACATTATATAGGCTGTTTTCAAATTTAAATCCTACGGTATTGCCGTAAGGACTGATAATCCCTGCTGGATAATGAGTAATAACGGCCCCATAATAGCCTTCTTCAGTAAGGTCAACAATCTTACCATCACGTCCTCCACTTGTAAAAAATTCAGGATTATTTTTTAAGCTCCAAGGAGATGATTTTATAGGAGTTGTACCAGTCTCGGGAATTCTCCAGCCATCCGGACAAGGGTCGAATACAGATTTTTTAGTGCCTAAGCCCCATCTTTCATCATATAATCCATGATAATTTGTGTCAAACAACCAATCTGAACCTAGAATATATGTTACATCAGAGCGGGTTGGATAAGCAACAGTTGGTTTCATGAATTTTAATGGGTTTGCTACAGAATATCCAAGTAGCTTTTCTATTCTTACATCTATTTTATCAGCTGTGTTGATACTGCTTTTGTAGGTGTTGTAATCCACTACATTAGTTGAATTATATGTAGTTTCAGTTAAAGTAGAATATGTTACAACCCCATTATTAGTAATCCCTGAAAATACATTAAATTTAGTATTATTAGGAGCTATATTAGTGAATGTAGGTAGAGGATCTTTTCTTCCCCATTGATAATGTAATCCCTGAGAATTATTTAACTGTGCTATATCAGCTGCTGACTGCGTATAAAGTGCCGGCATCACATCAATAGCTCCTAGATTTCTATCCTGAATTGTTGTTTTCATGATCGTTCCCTGCTGCGTATAATTCGTATAATTATCAGTTATGATAGGGTCATCATTGACATAGGTAAGAGAATTAACAGGTGTATTGGTTACCCAGATATGCCAGCTCCAATGCACAGGGTTGCTGATTGAACCATTATGTAAAGTAACAACAGCATTTCCGGATTGGTTAGCATTTACTTTCACGTCGATAATCGCATCTTTGGAAGAAGGATTATTTACAGTTAATCGTGTTACTAAAGCCGGATTATCTGTCCAAAGTATATTCGCTTTTAAGTCGTTGAAGCTTGTTGTATT is a window from the Chryseobacterium indologenes genome containing:
- a CDS encoding right-handed parallel beta-helix repeat-containing protein; translated protein: MDISSSVNLLKNKAFKVVDILPPNYKKDGSEDYTIYLQKAIDENTIVLLPNFPLLVNDKGIKLNNNSVLLFDSSSQIKLKPTDKGGYAIISINNKKNVSIYDAKIIGDRNEHLGTKGEWGMGISINDAVDVKIYNAVIKNCWGDGIYLGGKSFSTNVNIIGGLIDNNRRNGISIIGGDNILLQNLVISNSNGANPQTGIDLEPNTQQNKTLNVTLKSILTFNNKLNGLSFYLDNLKGDMQSNNVQILVDNYKDLYSTNGMSYSNRKSQTKKSLNGNIMLNNIDLKYNVKPFRYLYNNSSLDNINLKVNDFKSDHKDNKGIVTDLQKFSQQKIKYNQ
- a CDS encoding glycosyltransferase family 4 protein, with the translated sequence MEELKTKLVRITTVPLSLKILLKGQHRFMSEHFDVIGVSSPGKELDEVKKDEEIDVIAIDMSRKITPLKDIKSLWSTYRFLRKEKPQIVHTHTPKAGIVGMLAAKMAGVPHRLHTVAGLPLMEVTGVKRQVLDFVEKLTYASATQVYPNSKGLSDYIIERKYTNKYKLKVIGNGSSNGIDTSFFSPEQVSEDQKTLLKQQLKIKDTDFVFVFVGRLVGDKGINELIKAFFALNRQENQQRSKLLLVGPLEQELDPLYPETLNEIENNPNIVSVGFQKDVRPYFAISDALVFPSYREGFPNVVMQAGAMELPSIVSDINGCNEIIVENENGVIVPVKDSESLREEMEKMILDRDYYQKLKKNARPMIEDRFEQSVIWNAILSEYRKLIKESEFRA